A DNA window from Candidatus Thermoplasmatota archaeon contains the following coding sequences:
- a CDS encoding SCP2 sterol-binding domain-containing protein, translated as MTVTTVQEAVDRIVNGFRKRYDASPELRQKLKGKNRIVLLDVTDGAAYTFHVEDGNLVRVESERHPKPDASMSVSTKDLLAILNKELPAMRAYLEKRVKVKASFTDILFVKSLLG; from the coding sequence ATGACCGTCACGACCGTCCAGGAAGCCGTCGACCGCATCGTGAACGGGTTCCGCAAGCGCTACGACGCTTCGCCGGAGCTCAGGCAGAAGCTCAAAGGCAAGAACCGCATCGTGCTCCTCGACGTCACGGACGGCGCGGCGTACACGTTCCACGTCGAGGACGGCAACCTCGTGCGCGTCGAATCCGAGCGACACCCGAAGCCGGACGCGTCGATGAGCGTCTCGACGAAGGACCTCCTCGCGATCCTCAACAAGGAGCTGCCTGCGATGCGCGCGTACCTCGAGAAGCGCGTCAAGGTGAAGGCGAGCTTCACCGACATCC
- the rnhB gene encoding ribonuclease HII produces MPARAARRTAATAPPKAGVDEAGRGPVLGPLVVAGVLADDERALAALGVKDSKKLAPARRETLDLAIRGAAAAVVVRVAEPAELDRAMARGSLNALEAELFAEVLDALGADEAAVDACDVDAKRFGLAVGARMARPCRIASEHKADARHPVVSAASIVAKVERDRLMAEVGRALGRDVGSGYASDPTTQRFLADWHREHGDVPACARRRWETTRRLLAPRAASLAEFEEGSP; encoded by the coding sequence GTGCCCGCGCGCGCCGCCCGGAGGACCGCCGCCACCGCCCCGCCGAAGGCGGGCGTGGACGAGGCCGGGCGCGGTCCCGTGCTCGGCCCCCTCGTCGTCGCGGGCGTGCTTGCCGACGACGAGCGCGCGCTCGCGGCCCTCGGCGTGAAGGATTCGAAGAAGCTCGCGCCGGCGAGGCGGGAGACGCTCGACCTTGCGATCCGCGGCGCGGCCGCCGCCGTCGTGGTGCGCGTCGCGGAGCCCGCGGAGCTCGATCGCGCGATGGCGCGCGGCTCGCTGAACGCGCTCGAGGCCGAGCTTTTCGCCGAAGTGCTCGACGCCCTCGGCGCGGACGAGGCCGCCGTGGACGCGTGCGACGTCGACGCGAAGCGGTTCGGTCTCGCCGTGGGCGCGCGCATGGCCCGGCCGTGCCGCATCGCATCCGAGCACAAGGCCGACGCGCGGCATCCGGTCGTCTCGGCCGCGAGCATCGTCGCGAAGGTGGAGCGCGACCGGCTCATGGCCGAGGTCGGGCGCGCCCTCGGGCGCGACGTCGGGTCCGGCTACGCCTCGGATCCGACGACGCAGCGCTTCCTCGCCGATTGGCACCGCGAGCACGGCGACGTCCCCGCGTGCGCGCGACGGCGGTGGGAGACGACGCGGCGGCTTCTCGCCCCGCGCGCCGCGAGCCTCGCCGAGTTCGAGGAGGGATCCCCATGA
- a CDS encoding NfeD family protein — MVEPATIATAFIILGILLLLIEAAMPGFFIAVPATVLVLLGLIAFAVPEFDLFSWQAPALAFVIGLPATVLTILAYRKMAPATAPPTTMSGDRLVGRECVVTRAIEPTSSKGKVRLGLEEWSATADAPIEVGARVRIERVDGVILRVAAVEPL; from the coding sequence GTGGTCGAGCCCGCCACCATCGCGACGGCGTTCATCATCCTCGGCATCCTGCTCCTCCTCATCGAGGCCGCGATGCCCGGCTTCTTCATCGCCGTCCCCGCGACCGTGCTCGTCCTGCTCGGCCTCATCGCGTTCGCGGTCCCCGAGTTCGACCTCTTCTCGTGGCAGGCCCCCGCGCTCGCCTTCGTGATCGGCCTCCCCGCGACCGTCCTCACGATCCTCGCGTACCGCAAGATGGCGCCCGCGACCGCGCCCCCCACGACGATGAGCGGCGACCGGCTCGTGGGCCGCGAGTGCGTCGTGACGCGCGCGATCGAGCCCACCTCGTCGAAGGGCAAGGTTCGCCTCGGGCTCGAGGAGTGGAGCGCGACCGCGGATGCGCCCATCGAGGTCGGGGCGCGCGTGCGCATCGAGCGCGTGGACGGGGTCATCCTGCGGGTCGCGGCCGTCGAACCCCTCTGA
- a CDS encoding SPFH domain-containing protein, translated as MADILTVLAVLILAAIMILALSGVRIVQPYEQGLLIVLGQFRRKLNPGFNWVYPLISQVVKLDLRTQVLDVPRQEVITKDNSPTNVDAIVYIRVISPDKAFFEVTNYKLATIALAQTTLRSVIGDMELDEILYNRERINSRLRDILDHATDAWGVRIEAVEIREVDPVGPVKAAMEEQTSAERQRRAAILRADGEKRSAILTAEGQKRARILAAEGVRQAKILEAEGQRLARILETQGEAQSLRILAMGAAPLDQKSLTVLSLDAVKALGNGQATKIVLPFEISTLMQGVGKFLGAGTQVPPMEPSKQKELEQLIGPAERVLGTIPDPTELSKELAAIEKEMADEAAKTEEIAQRAKPTSPPAAAE; from the coding sequence GTGGCCGACATCCTCACCGTCCTGGCCGTCCTCATCCTCGCCGCGATCATGATCCTCGCCCTCTCGGGCGTCCGGATCGTGCAGCCCTACGAGCAGGGTCTGCTCATCGTCCTCGGCCAGTTCCGCCGGAAGCTCAATCCCGGTTTCAACTGGGTGTACCCGCTCATCTCGCAGGTGGTGAAGCTCGACCTCCGCACGCAGGTGCTCGACGTGCCGCGGCAGGAGGTCATCACGAAGGACAACTCCCCGACGAACGTGGATGCGATCGTGTACATCCGCGTCATCTCGCCCGACAAGGCGTTCTTCGAGGTCACGAACTACAAGCTCGCGACGATCGCGCTCGCGCAGACGACCCTCCGCAGCGTGATCGGCGACATGGAGCTGGACGAGATCCTGTACAACCGCGAGCGCATCAACTCGCGCCTGCGCGACATCCTCGACCACGCGACCGACGCGTGGGGCGTGCGCATCGAGGCGGTCGAGATCCGCGAGGTCGACCCCGTCGGGCCCGTCAAGGCCGCGATGGAGGAGCAGACCTCCGCCGAGCGGCAGCGTCGCGCGGCGATCCTGCGCGCGGACGGCGAGAAGCGCAGCGCGATTTTGACCGCGGAAGGCCAGAAGCGGGCCCGCATCCTCGCGGCCGAAGGCGTGCGGCAGGCGAAGATCCTCGAAGCCGAGGGTCAGCGACTCGCGCGCATCCTCGAGACGCAGGGCGAGGCGCAGTCGCTGCGCATCCTCGCGATGGGCGCCGCGCCCCTCGACCAGAAGTCGCTCACCGTGCTCTCCCTCGACGCGGTGAAGGCGCTCGGCAACGGGCAGGCGACGAAGATCGTGCTCCCGTTCGAGATCTCCACGCTCATGCAGGGCGTCGGCAAGTTCCTCGGAGCCGGCACGCAGGTTCCCCCGATGGAACCTTCGAAGCAGAAGGAGCTCGAGCAGCTCATCGGCCCGGCCGAGCGCGTGCTCGGCACCATTCCCGACCCCACGGAGCTCTCGAAGGAGCTCGCCGCGATCGAGAAGGAGATGGCGGACGAGGCCGCGAAGACCGAGGAGATCGCGCAACGCGCCAAGCCCACGAGCCCGCCCGCGGCCGCCGAATGA
- the artA gene encoding archaeosortase A gives MAQDLLESGLLLMVFVGLGLLAAGFFVKDPRKHLLRIAGWALFAIYWPFQAPHFFNDADPVNGYFALAAPLFLGYIAWHEWKSYQWKEDPHAMRWLTGTSVVAAASYFVIYRIPEATEALIRFTAGQTSWMLAFLFGVESSIQPSIFEAGSWDVFLTGGGTEEYAVTIILACTAIQSIMIFVGAIASLERSPRRNRLLAYAITVPVIYFLNLFRNSGIVFAYKVWDFPAWFKGGWDAIGQPISCLMGTCFPIGELGTQARFEFMHSVLGKGGSLVALIVIALGVFMLLPELHNNILDLFDLRKRNRKGFYDPPPPPGPADPPASAPPAPPAAAKPEEA, from the coding sequence ATGGCCCAGGACCTCCTCGAGAGCGGGCTCCTTCTCATGGTCTTCGTGGGCCTCGGCCTCCTCGCCGCGGGCTTCTTCGTGAAGGATCCGCGCAAGCACCTGCTGCGCATCGCCGGGTGGGCCCTCTTCGCGATCTACTGGCCCTTCCAGGCGCCGCACTTCTTCAACGACGCGGACCCCGTGAACGGGTATTTCGCGCTCGCGGCGCCGCTCTTCCTCGGCTACATCGCGTGGCACGAATGGAAGTCCTACCAATGGAAGGAGGACCCGCACGCGATGCGTTGGCTCACGGGCACGAGCGTCGTCGCCGCGGCGAGCTACTTCGTCATCTACCGCATCCCCGAGGCGACGGAGGCGCTCATCCGCTTCACGGCCGGTCAAACGTCGTGGATGCTCGCGTTCCTCTTCGGCGTCGAGTCGAGCATCCAGCCCTCCATCTTCGAGGCGGGCTCGTGGGACGTCTTCCTCACGGGCGGCGGAACCGAAGAGTACGCGGTCACGATCATCCTCGCGTGCACCGCGATCCAGAGCATCATGATCTTCGTCGGCGCGATCGCGAGCCTCGAGCGCTCGCCACGCCGCAACCGCCTCCTCGCGTACGCGATCACGGTCCCCGTGATCTACTTCCTGAACCTCTTCCGCAACTCGGGCATCGTCTTCGCCTACAAGGTGTGGGACTTCCCCGCCTGGTTCAAGGGCGGATGGGACGCGATCGGTCAACCGATCTCGTGCCTCATGGGCACGTGCTTCCCCATCGGCGAGCTCGGCACGCAGGCGCGCTTCGAGTTCATGCACTCCGTGCTCGGGAAGGGCGGAAGCCTCGTCGCGCTCATCGTCATCGCCCTCGGCGTGTTCATGCTCCTGCCGGAGCTGCACAACAACATCCTCGACCTCTTCGATCTGAGGAAGCGCAACCGCAAGGGCTTCTACGATCCGCCGCCGCCGCCGGGCCCCGCCGACCCGCCCGCAAGCGCGCCGCCGGCCCCGCCCGCCGCCGCGAAACCCGAGGAGGCCTGA
- a CDS encoding phosphatidylserine decarboxylase, whose translation MAAVRFAQGSASWLAATGLGVVALLALALATGDGVVAALALAALVFLGFLLNFFRDPDRAIADGVCSPADGVVSFVEPAEGGATRVAIFMNPFDVHVNRAPVAGRIAAVDHRAGGFVPAFKKESERNERVEWVIETAEGPVRLHQIAGTVARRIVPYLAPGAEVAKGDRIGMIRLGSRVDVWLPAAYEVKVKGGERVWAGATTLAISRK comes from the coding sequence GTGGCGGCCGTCCGCTTCGCGCAAGGGTCCGCGTCGTGGCTCGCCGCGACGGGCCTCGGCGTCGTCGCGCTCCTCGCCCTCGCGCTCGCGACGGGCGACGGCGTCGTCGCCGCGCTCGCGCTCGCGGCGCTCGTGTTCCTGGGCTTCCTCCTGAACTTTTTCCGCGACCCCGACCGCGCGATCGCGGACGGCGTGTGCTCGCCCGCCGACGGCGTCGTCTCGTTCGTCGAGCCCGCCGAGGGCGGCGCCACCCGCGTGGCCATCTTCATGAATCCCTTCGACGTGCACGTGAACCGCGCCCCCGTCGCGGGCCGCATCGCGGCCGTCGACCACCGCGCGGGCGGCTTCGTGCCAGCCTTCAAGAAGGAGAGCGAGAGAAACGAGCGCGTGGAGTGGGTGATCGAGACGGCCGAGGGTCCCGTGAGGCTCCATCAGATCGCGGGCACGGTCGCGCGCCGCATCGTGCCCTACCTCGCGCCGGGCGCCGAGGTCGCGAAGGGCGACCGCATCGGCATGATCCGCCTCGGGAGCCGCGTCGACGTCTGGCTCCCCGCCGCGTACGAAGTGAAGGTCAAGGGAGGTGAACGCGTCTGGGCCGGAGCTACGACGCTCGCCATCTCACGAAAGTGA
- a CDS encoding CDP-alcohol phosphatidyltransferase family protein gives MRLRLRSDHLLRARARLNRWRSVVSPADVLTLLNGACGFLAIAVLAGTDACTNPGNPTCTPFDSPFFPGLQNAFPGLPSDRFLIAGALIVLGLVFDATDGMVARRFGGSRLGADLDTLSDTITFVVTPALMILKFYSNPAYIADPEPYAAALAASLVLVMGMLRLARFNANPTETDTKTFQGLPTPWCALTVVLTILIAMPTRFALPIFAILALLMMSNVAYPKSKGVVKHIAVALVLSAFGLATLLFFFPAGSGPVVRAAFILAAITIALAPFFLKRTKVAPEAAPAPALPGTPKP, from the coding sequence GTGAGGCTCCGGCTGCGGAGCGATCACCTCCTCCGGGCCCGCGCGCGCCTCAACCGCTGGCGAAGCGTCGTCTCGCCCGCGGACGTCCTGACGCTCCTCAACGGAGCGTGCGGCTTCCTCGCGATCGCCGTGCTTGCGGGCACGGACGCGTGCACGAACCCGGGCAACCCCACGTGCACGCCTTTCGACTCGCCGTTCTTCCCCGGCCTCCAGAACGCCTTCCCCGGCCTCCCGAGCGACCGCTTCCTCATCGCGGGCGCGCTCATCGTGCTCGGCCTCGTGTTCGACGCGACCGACGGCATGGTCGCCCGCCGCTTCGGCGGGTCCCGGCTCGGCGCGGACCTCGACACGCTCTCCGACACGATCACGTTCGTCGTGACGCCCGCCCTCATGATCCTCAAGTTCTACTCCAACCCCGCCTACATCGCGGACCCGGAGCCCTACGCGGCCGCCCTTGCCGCGAGCCTCGTGCTCGTGATGGGCATGCTGCGCCTTGCGCGCTTCAACGCGAACCCGACGGAGACGGACACGAAGACCTTCCAGGGCCTTCCCACGCCCTGGTGCGCGCTCACGGTCGTGCTCACCATCCTCATCGCGATGCCGACGCGCTTCGCGCTCCCCATCTTCGCGATCCTCGCGCTCCTCATGATGAGCAACGTGGCGTACCCGAAGTCGAAGGGGGTCGTGAAGCACATCGCGGTCGCCCTCGTCCTTTCGGCCTTCGGGCTCGCGACCCTCCTCTTCTTCTTCCCCGCCGGGTCCGGCCCGGTCGTCCGGGCCGCGTTCATCCTCGCGGCCATCACCATCGCGCTGGCCCCCTTCTTCCTCAAGCGGACGAAGGTGGCCCCCGAGGCCGCCCCCGCCCCCGCCCTTCCGGGGACTCCGAAGCCCTGA
- a CDS encoding NTPase has product MPQELKIGITGLPSVGKTRTLLKIVEKLEAKDTIVGGMVTESIDEDGKRLGFRLVNWLTKEEGILAHVDFESAKVKVGKFGVDLNALESLGVPAIEQAIREAEVIVIDEVGKMEMESDRFCAAVKAALDTPKPMIMTLHKKSRNPLLQDIRRRDDIRILEVTKINRNLLPYKIEKLLEGEVI; this is encoded by the coding sequence ATGCCCCAGGAACTCAAGATCGGCATCACGGGGCTTCCGAGCGTCGGCAAGACCCGCACGCTCCTCAAGATCGTCGAGAAGCTCGAGGCCAAGGACACGATCGTGGGCGGCATGGTCACGGAGAGCATCGACGAGGACGGGAAGCGCCTCGGGTTCCGGCTCGTGAACTGGCTCACGAAGGAAGAAGGCATCCTCGCGCACGTCGACTTCGAGAGCGCGAAGGTCAAGGTCGGCAAGTTCGGCGTCGACCTCAACGCGCTCGAATCCCTCGGCGTCCCCGCGATCGAGCAGGCCATCCGCGAGGCCGAGGTCATCGTCATCGACGAGGTCGGCAAGATGGAGATGGAGTCCGACCGCTTCTGCGCCGCGGTGAAGGCCGCCCTCGACACGCCGAAGCCCATGATCATGACGCTTCACAAGAAGTCGCGCAACCCGCTCCTGCAGGACATCCGCCGGCGCGACGACATTCGCATCCTCGAGGTCACGAAGATCAACCGGAACCTCCTCCCCTACAAGATCGAGAAGCTCCTCGAAGGGGAAGTCATCTAG
- a CDS encoding oligosaccharyl transferase, archaeosortase A system-associated: MDRRRLLKTSLLVAEVALVLAVAWFMWDVRMASFPALFLDNGGSYYIGTDPYYHLREALYSAEHFPASLRFDPYTNYPAGTGTGQFGTLFDLGAAALAIVAAGFRTPDRHTVELVVGWYPALLGALIAIPTYLVARRIMGRVAAAFAILLLALFPGEFLIRSLAGYADHHVAEALFSTLAVLGWLVAHAAAERHRADLRALARDPRTLAKPTGAALLGGVALALYFHVWPPAVLFVAILGLAIAIQAAIHHHRGETLAPLAFASTVFFATAFVLTAPLTEATTSFAPSAYSLLQPTFLLLAAVAGPALWFLSEALRARDAPKPAFPAGVAALALLPVVAAMVLSPTQLWPVLKWSLGWVTPFGATDRTLTIAEAQPTCPGEIWLDCAGMASSYGLFILIATLGAVMLVGRVIRAPRHADIVLLVWSLTTFFAVTAQVRFQYYFAITVALLSAYFLHAALELTGFNAALERAIHGNPAHEEAKRGQGRRTRTATKSAEALTAARALPIAVAILLVLPGNILLNKDSDGRLADHCGSRVQYRPSYAIGHCIGVDGDVQVWTRALAWMRDHTADPGVSLYTKPEGNHPGDYGVISWWDYGHWTQLIAERPPVTNNFQQGAPLASLVFTSPNEREANERLDAWTDRHGANRVRYLLVSDEDVGGKYNPITVWADRGLERGTRAYTIDGIPSPQQLPLIDRTTFLQKLYLEDGRDYHTWRLVYEYPRLSQIHTFLNVQTNGFGSLSQDAGPLLGNLTPTPSHDPDWISVQRGSNGQPAFAVYDRWFAAKLKIYERVEGARLHGLADPGETITAAIPLVARQEPGEARAFTWMASTTAGPDGTWNLTVPYASHDPVPAEDGGTDTRVHATDHYTLWTGTADNPRLVATPIPVSDRDTRDGNAIRVDFV, translated from the coding sequence ATGGACCGGCGGCGTCTCCTCAAGACCAGTCTCCTCGTCGCGGAGGTGGCCCTCGTCCTCGCCGTCGCGTGGTTCATGTGGGACGTCCGCATGGCCTCGTTCCCGGCCCTGTTCCTCGACAACGGCGGGAGCTACTACATCGGCACCGATCCGTACTACCACCTGCGCGAAGCGCTCTACAGCGCTGAGCACTTCCCCGCCTCGCTGCGCTTCGACCCCTACACGAACTACCCCGCCGGCACCGGCACGGGCCAGTTCGGAACCCTCTTCGACCTCGGCGCCGCCGCCCTCGCCATCGTCGCGGCGGGCTTCCGGACGCCCGACCGCCACACCGTGGAGCTCGTCGTCGGCTGGTACCCCGCGCTCCTCGGCGCCCTCATCGCGATCCCCACGTACCTCGTCGCGCGCCGCATCATGGGCCGCGTCGCCGCCGCCTTCGCCATCCTCCTCCTCGCGCTCTTCCCCGGCGAGTTCCTCATCCGGTCGCTCGCGGGCTACGCGGACCATCACGTCGCGGAAGCACTCTTCAGCACGCTCGCCGTCCTCGGGTGGCTCGTCGCCCACGCCGCCGCCGAACGTCACCGCGCCGACCTCCGCGCGCTCGCGCGCGACCCGCGAACCCTCGCGAAGCCGACGGGCGCCGCGCTCCTCGGCGGCGTCGCGCTCGCGCTCTACTTCCACGTCTGGCCGCCCGCGGTCCTCTTCGTCGCGATCCTCGGCCTCGCGATCGCCATCCAGGCCGCGATCCACCACCACCGCGGCGAAACCCTCGCGCCCCTCGCCTTCGCGAGCACCGTCTTCTTCGCGACCGCCTTCGTCCTCACCGCGCCCCTCACGGAGGCGACCACGAGCTTCGCCCCGAGCGCCTACAGCCTCCTCCAGCCCACGTTCCTCCTCCTCGCCGCCGTCGCGGGCCCCGCGCTCTGGTTCCTGAGCGAAGCCCTCCGCGCCCGCGACGCGCCGAAGCCTGCATTCCCCGCCGGCGTCGCGGCCCTCGCCCTGCTCCCCGTCGTCGCCGCGATGGTCCTGAGCCCGACGCAGCTCTGGCCCGTCCTCAAGTGGAGCCTCGGATGGGTCACGCCGTTCGGCGCGACCGACCGCACCCTCACGATCGCCGAAGCGCAACCCACGTGCCCGGGCGAAATCTGGCTCGACTGCGCCGGCATGGCCTCGAGCTACGGCCTCTTCATCCTCATCGCGACCCTCGGCGCCGTCATGCTCGTCGGCCGCGTCATCCGCGCGCCCCGCCACGCGGACATCGTGCTCCTCGTCTGGAGCCTCACGACGTTCTTCGCCGTCACCGCGCAGGTCCGCTTCCAGTACTACTTCGCGATCACCGTCGCCCTCCTCAGCGCGTACTTCCTCCACGCCGCGCTCGAACTCACCGGCTTCAACGCCGCCCTCGAGCGCGCCATCCACGGCAACCCCGCCCACGAGGAGGCCAAACGCGGCCAAGGCCGACGCACGCGCACGGCGACGAAAAGCGCCGAAGCCCTCACAGCCGCGCGCGCCCTGCCCATCGCCGTCGCCATCCTCCTCGTCCTCCCCGGCAACATCCTCCTCAACAAGGACAGCGACGGCCGCCTCGCCGACCACTGCGGATCCCGCGTCCAATACCGCCCCAGCTACGCGATCGGCCACTGCATCGGCGTCGACGGCGACGTCCAGGTCTGGACGCGCGCCCTCGCATGGATGCGCGACCACACCGCCGACCCCGGCGTCAGCCTCTACACGAAACCCGAGGGTAACCACCCCGGCGACTACGGCGTCATCAGCTGGTGGGATTACGGCCACTGGACCCAGCTCATCGCCGAACGCCCCCCCGTCACCAACAACTTCCAGCAAGGCGCCCCCCTCGCGAGCCTCGTCTTCACGAGCCCCAACGAACGCGAAGCCAACGAACGCCTCGACGCATGGACCGACCGCCACGGCGCGAACCGCGTCCGCTACCTCCTCGTGAGCGACGAGGACGTCGGCGGCAAGTACAACCCCATCACCGTCTGGGCCGACCGCGGCCTCGAACGCGGCACCCGCGCCTACACCATCGACGGCATCCCCTCCCCCCAACAGCTCCCCCTCATCGACCGCACGACCTTCCTCCAGAAGCTCTACCTCGAAGACGGACGCGACTACCACACGTGGCGCCTCGTCTACGAATACCCCCGCCTCAGCCAGATCCACACATTCCTCAACGTCCAGACGAACGGCTTCGGCAGTCTCAGCCAGGACGCGGGCCCCCTCCTCGGCAACCTCACCCCCACCCCGAGCCACGATCCCGACTGGATCTCCGTCCAACGGGGATCCAACGGCCAACCCGCCTTCGCCGTCTACGACCGCTGGTTCGCGGCCAAGCTCAAGATCTACGAACGCGTCGAAGGCGCGCGCCTCCACGGCCTCGCCGACCCCGGCGAAACCATCACCGCCGCCATCCCCCTCGTCGCCAGGCAGGAACCCGGCGAAGCCCGCGCCTTCACGTGGATGGCGAGCACCACGGCCGGCCCCGACGGCACCTGGAACCTCACCGTCCCCTACGCGAGCCACGACCCCGTCCCCGCGGAAGACGGCGGCACCGACACGCGCGTCCACGCCACCGACCACTACACTCTCTGGACCGGCACCGCGGACAACCCCCGCCTCGTCGCCACACCCATCCCGGTCAGCGACCGCGACACGCGGGACGGCAACGCGATCCGCGTCGACTTCGTGTGA
- the asnS gene encoding asparagine--tRNA ligase, which translates to MPHHRATIASILAGDHTGKTVQVRGWIHRHRTSGKIVFAVVRDATGVLQVTARKGNLPDPDFEAAAAASMEASIIVEGDVAKDDRAPGGHELKANRFTLVGASHDFPIYESTVEAEAEDVLMDRRHLWLRSRKLTNQMIVKGKMLRAFREWFDQNGFHETTPSVITTNACEGGSTLFTFDYFGKEAYLSQSAQMYLEALAFSLEKVWCLTPSFRAEKSRTRKHLTEFGHLEEEAAWVDNEGNMDIQEQLVSHVARRVAETAEKELVELGREPADLKKMTTPFKRITYDDAVDLLKKRGFPDFQWGEDFGVPHEAALTQGEEKPIFVTYWPAEIKAFYMALDEDGVSARCADMIAPEGYGEIIGGSERSLDIDLMMRRLKKEGTDPTPYEWYFDLRRYGSVPHSGFGLGTERVLNWLTKGQHIRDATPFPRTPNRAYP; encoded by the coding sequence ATGCCCCATCACCGGGCCACCATCGCGAGCATCCTCGCGGGCGACCACACGGGAAAGACCGTGCAGGTCCGCGGCTGGATCCACCGCCACCGCACGAGCGGCAAGATCGTGTTCGCCGTTGTCCGCGACGCCACCGGCGTGCTCCAGGTCACCGCCCGGAAAGGCAACCTCCCCGACCCCGACTTCGAAGCCGCCGCCGCCGCGAGCATGGAAGCGAGCATCATCGTGGAAGGCGACGTGGCCAAGGACGACCGCGCCCCCGGCGGACACGAACTCAAGGCCAACCGCTTCACCCTCGTCGGCGCGAGCCACGACTTCCCCATCTACGAAAGCACCGTCGAAGCCGAGGCCGAAGACGTCCTCATGGACCGCCGCCACCTCTGGCTCCGCAGCCGCAAGCTCACGAACCAGATGATCGTGAAAGGCAAGATGCTCCGCGCCTTCCGCGAATGGTTCGACCAGAACGGGTTCCACGAGACCACCCCCAGCGTCATCACCACCAACGCCTGCGAAGGCGGCAGCACCCTCTTCACGTTCGACTACTTCGGCAAGGAAGCCTACCTCAGCCAGTCCGCCCAGATGTACCTCGAAGCCCTCGCCTTCAGCCTCGAGAAGGTCTGGTGCCTCACCCCCAGCTTCCGCGCCGAGAAAAGCCGCACCCGCAAGCACCTCACCGAATTCGGCCACCTCGAAGAGGAAGCCGCCTGGGTCGACAACGAAGGCAACATGGACATCCAGGAACAGCTCGTGAGCCACGTCGCGCGCCGCGTCGCCGAAACCGCCGAAAAGGAGCTCGTCGAGCTCGGCCGCGAACCCGCCGACCTCAAGAAGATGACCACCCCCTTCAAGCGCATCACCTACGACGACGCCGTCGACCTCCTCAAGAAGCGCGGCTTCCCCGACTTCCAATGGGGCGAAGACTTTGGCGTCCCCCACGAAGCCGCCCTCACGCAAGGAGAGGAGAAACCGATCTTCGTCACCTACTGGCCCGCCGAGATCAAGGCCTTCTACATGGCCCTCGACGAAGACGGCGTGAGCGCCCGCTGCGCCGACATGATCGCCCCCGAAGGCTACGGCGAGATCATCGGCGGGAGCGAACGCAGCCTCGACATCGACCTCATGATGCGCCGGCTGAAGAAGGAAGGGACCGATCCGACGCCCTACGAGTGGTACTTCGACCTGCGCCGCTACGGCAGCGTCCCCCACAGCGGCTTCGGCCTCGGCACCGAACGCGTCCTCAACTGGCTCACCAAGGGCCAACACATCCGCGACGCCACCCCCTTCCCGAGGACCCCCAACCGCGCCTACCCCTGA